In Equus przewalskii isolate Varuska chromosome 15, EquPr2, whole genome shotgun sequence, a single genomic region encodes these proteins:
- the LOC103543763 gene encoding deleted in lung and esophageal cancer protein 1-like codes for MLPRVDIQQNASGEKAMVFTQNLLLEYTNHTTQVVPLRAIVAMPELQLSTSWVDFSTRFVNQKQVCEVYLMNLSGCRSYWTVLTGQQEPDKGPVAFGVSPGSGLLEA; via the exons ATGCTGCCCAGAGTGGACATCCAGCAGAACGCGAGTGGGGAGAAGGCGATGGTGTTTACTCAGAATCTGCTCCTGGAGTACACCAACCACACCACTCAG GTGGTGCCCCTGCGGGCCATCGTGGCCATGCCCGAGCTGCAGCTCTCCACCAGCTGGGTGGACTTCAGCACCCGCTTTGTGAACCAGAAGCAGGTCTGCGAGGTCTATCTGATGAACCTGAGTGGCTGCCGGAGCTACTGGACTGTGCTGACGG GCCAACAGGAGCCAGACAAGGGCCCTGTGGCCTTCGGGGTCTCCCCAGGCAGTGGACTGCTGGAGGCATGA